A single region of the Chitinophaga niabensis genome encodes:
- a CDS encoding TonB-dependent receptor plug domain-containing protein encodes MKKNIYTPIAIALLAMGHAGFAQDSSRVSQLNTVVVTATKFAKKQSETGKVLTVIGREQIERNIGRSVSDVLNEQAGIVINGVGSNPGKNKELYFRGATSQYTTILLDGIPAADATGLTGNAIDLRFMPVDLIERIEILRGTQSTLYGADAIAGVINIITKKGGAKPISGFGNLTWGSNRSLKGTVGLRGHQENVDYNVSFTHFETDGISEAAPHDTVTNPQFDRDGYKQNAVMVNLGIQATEHLKLQPFFVYSDYKSSYDGGPFVDALKNTNKSDLIHTGIRGIYDLNGKGEVRANFGYQKVTRVDESQWGVLPLDGRSYFADVYGHYSINEWFQVLAGVEYRKAELIDTVNFLVNKFSARTQFNTSPYVSVFIKNLHGFSFEAGGRYTLHSKFGNNFTYSLNPSYLVADKLKLFVNVSSGFKAPTLTALYASYGDENLKAEKATSYEAGFQTFLIKDKLDLRVVGFKRDIKDVIAYIGNKYMNFNKQNDKGIEVELAVHPAKGLDVKVFYAYVEGQVTTRAGTKDTTYNNLVRRPNHSGGLNIAYQVLPKVFVSTNIRQVGTRNDLYFPPWPNPSQNVELKAYTIWDMYAEYRFSDNGRLFFNANNITNNKKYWEIYGYSVQGFNMQAGISFSL; translated from the coding sequence ATGAAAAAAAACATCTACACACCAATCGCAATTGCCTTGCTGGCAATGGGCCATGCAGGCTTCGCGCAGGATTCTTCGCGCGTGTCGCAACTTAACACCGTAGTAGTTACTGCTACCAAATTCGCCAAAAAACAAAGTGAAACCGGTAAGGTGCTCACTGTTATTGGCCGTGAACAAATTGAAAGGAACATCGGCCGCTCTGTAAGTGATGTACTGAACGAACAAGCCGGCATCGTGATCAACGGTGTAGGTTCCAACCCCGGTAAAAACAAAGAACTGTATTTCCGTGGCGCCACTTCTCAATATACCACTATCCTCTTAGATGGTATCCCGGCTGCAGATGCTACCGGCCTTACCGGGAATGCTATCGACCTTCGTTTTATGCCGGTAGACCTCATCGAAAGGATAGAGATCCTGCGCGGTACACAATCCACCCTGTATGGCGCAGACGCCATTGCGGGTGTGATCAATATCATCACTAAAAAAGGCGGTGCAAAACCCATCAGCGGTTTCGGCAACCTTACCTGGGGCAGCAACCGCAGCCTGAAAGGAACAGTTGGCCTTCGCGGGCACCAGGAGAACGTTGACTATAACGTGAGCTTCACCCATTTTGAAACAGATGGTATCTCCGAAGCCGCCCCTCACGATACGGTGACCAATCCGCAATTCGACAGGGATGGTTACAAACAGAATGCAGTAATGGTGAACCTGGGCATCCAGGCTACAGAACATCTGAAACTGCAACCCTTCTTCGTATACTCTGATTACAAAAGCTCTTACGACGGTGGCCCATTTGTGGATGCCCTGAAGAACACCAACAAATCAGACCTTATCCATACCGGCATCCGTGGTATCTACGACCTGAACGGTAAAGGAGAAGTTCGCGCCAATTTCGGCTACCAGAAAGTAACACGGGTAGACGAAAGCCAGTGGGGCGTACTTCCATTAGATGGCCGTTCTTATTTCGCGGATGTGTATGGCCACTATAGCATCAATGAATGGTTCCAGGTACTGGCAGGAGTTGAATATCGTAAAGCAGAACTGATAGACACCGTTAATTTCCTTGTCAACAAATTCAGCGCACGCACACAATTCAATACCAGCCCTTATGTGTCTGTGTTCATCAAAAACCTGCATGGCTTTAGCTTTGAAGCAGGCGGCCGTTATACCCTGCATTCCAAGTTCGGCAATAACTTCACTTACAGCCTCAACCCTTCTTACCTGGTGGCAGATAAGCTGAAACTGTTCGTGAACGTTTCTTCCGGGTTCAAAGCACCTACTTTAACTGCCCTGTATGCTTCTTATGGAGATGAGAACCTGAAAGCAGAAAAAGCTACCAGCTATGAAGCCGGCTTCCAGACCTTCCTCATAAAAGATAAACTGGACCTGCGCGTAGTAGGCTTCAAGCGCGACATTAAAGACGTGATCGCCTATATCGGTAACAAGTACATGAACTTTAACAAACAGAACGATAAAGGAATAGAAGTGGAACTGGCCGTACACCCTGCAAAAGGCCTGGATGTTAAAGTATTCTACGCCTATGTGGAAGGCCAGGTAACTACCAGGGCCGGTACAAAAGATACTACCTACAATAACCTCGTACGCCGTCCTAATCACAGTGGTGGTTTGAACATTGCTTACCAGGTATTGCCGAAAGTATTCGTAAGCACCAATATCCGCCAGGTAGGTACCAGGAACGACCTGTACTTCCCACCATGGCCAAACCCTTCTCAGAATGTTGAGCTGAAAGCTTATACCATCTGGGATATGTATGCAGAATACCGCTTCTCTGACAATGGCCGTTTATTCTTTAATGCAAATAATATCACCAATAACAAAAAATATTGGGAAATTTACGGATACTCCGTGCAGGGCTTTAACATGCAGGCCGGAATATCATTCAGTTTGTAA
- a CDS encoding APC family permease, with amino-acid sequence MSIKPKLGPFDLTMIVVGLVIGMGIFKTPVSVARETGTPSLFYAVWALAGLVSLCGALTYAEIGSRYPVAGGFYKVCSYGYHPAYSFMINWTLVISNAASIAAVCIVGAEYIGPVLLPEAVQHEGGRKAIAIGAVLFLYVINMMGIRMSANWQNILTVVKIGMVLLLCLTVFSNHVAPPATVTTTASHGWFYIFGAALVPVFFTYGGYQQTINFGSDVREPAKNTPRAIFIGISIILFLYLTVNYAYVKVIGFEQLKTTDALAARMAEVFFGENGFKITSILLFLSVLGYSNVNLISNPRMYYAMAEDGVLPSIFKRVNSKTQVQEVALTTFTVMIIGLLYFLSNFDKIIQYVMLFDSIGLASAAATIFILRKKTVHLDNTGIYKMRLYPWLPIFFIGTYLFVTVNIFISDWQQALSGMFWFVAGLPIYFFMKRAVRRTVTEK; translated from the coding sequence ATGAGTATTAAACCAAAGCTCGGCCCTTTTGACCTGACGATGATAGTGGTGGGATTAGTGATTGGCATGGGCATCTTCAAAACCCCTGTAAGCGTGGCCCGGGAAACCGGCACGCCTTCATTGTTCTATGCGGTATGGGCATTGGCAGGTCTTGTTTCCTTATGCGGGGCCCTTACTTATGCGGAGATCGGTTCCCGTTATCCTGTTGCGGGAGGCTTTTATAAAGTATGCTCCTATGGTTATCATCCTGCTTATTCTTTTATGATCAACTGGACGCTGGTTATATCCAATGCCGCTTCCATTGCAGCCGTTTGTATTGTGGGGGCGGAATACATCGGGCCGGTACTTTTACCGGAAGCCGTTCAGCATGAAGGAGGGCGGAAAGCCATTGCCATAGGAGCTGTGCTGTTCCTGTATGTGATCAATATGATGGGCATCCGTATGAGTGCCAATTGGCAGAATATCCTTACAGTGGTGAAGATCGGGATGGTATTACTGCTTTGCTTAACCGTGTTTAGCAATCATGTGGCTCCGCCCGCTACGGTTACCACTACTGCCAGTCATGGCTGGTTCTACATCTTCGGCGCTGCGCTGGTACCCGTATTCTTTACCTATGGCGGTTACCAGCAAACCATTAACTTTGGAAGTGATGTGCGGGAGCCGGCCAAAAATACGCCCAGGGCCATTTTCATTGGTATCAGCATTATCCTTTTCTTATACCTGACGGTGAACTATGCTTATGTGAAGGTGATCGGCTTTGAGCAGCTGAAAACAACAGATGCCCTGGCTGCCCGCATGGCGGAGGTGTTTTTTGGAGAGAACGGATTTAAGATCACCTCTATTTTATTGTTCTTATCCGTGCTGGGGTATTCTAATGTGAACCTCATTTCCAATCCCCGCATGTATTACGCTATGGCGGAAGACGGGGTATTACCTTCGATCTTTAAAAGGGTGAACAGCAAAACGCAGGTGCAGGAAGTGGCCCTTACCACCTTTACGGTAATGATCATAGGACTGTTGTATTTCCTGAGCAATTTTGATAAGATCATCCAGTACGTAATGCTGTTTGATTCCATCGGCCTGGCCTCTGCGGCAGCCACTATATTTATCCTGAGGAAGAAAACGGTGCACCTGGACAATACAGGTATCTATAAAATGCGTTTATACCCCTGGCTGCCCATATTTTTTATCGGCACCTATCTCTTTGTAACAGTCAATATCTTTATAAGCGACTGGCAGCAGGCCCTTAGTGGAATGTTCTGGTTCGTAGCGGGCCTGCCGATCTACTTTTTTATGAAAAGGGCCGTACGCCGGACCGTCACAGAAAAGTGA
- a CDS encoding trans-sulfuration enzyme family protein: protein MDLSFIINELGEDREQYFNAIAPPIMQSSNFAFETVAAMRDLLLDEYKGFLYSRGHNPTIDILRQKLAALDGAEDALVFGSGAAAIFTGVLSVVQQGDHVICVRDPYNWARQLFEIILPKFGVETTFVDGTDIANFEKALRPNTRLIYLESPNSFTFELQDIKAVAQLARSRNITTMIDNSYCTPLYQQPHLMGIDLCLQSATKFISGHSDTMAGVLTGSQEKIRRIFVSEYLNIGSGIAPFNAWLLLRGLRTLEIRLQRSADSTRQVLAWLKEHPLIHKVFFPLDPDFPQFELANSQMKGAAGLLTIQLKVERREQVELFCNSLKHFLMAVSWGGHESLAFPACASLEADSFDPGEPKHKMVRLYIGLEDPAYLIKDLEQALSKI from the coding sequence ATGGATCTATCGTTTATTATCAATGAATTGGGGGAAGACAGAGAGCAATATTTCAATGCCATTGCTCCTCCAATTATGCAAAGCAGCAATTTTGCGTTCGAGACAGTCGCAGCTATGAGAGACCTGCTGCTGGATGAGTACAAGGGTTTCCTGTACTCCCGGGGGCATAATCCAACCATTGACATCCTTCGGCAGAAACTGGCTGCATTGGATGGAGCAGAAGATGCGCTTGTATTTGGAAGCGGCGCCGCAGCTATTTTTACGGGGGTACTTTCTGTTGTACAACAGGGAGACCATGTGATCTGTGTACGGGACCCTTACAATTGGGCCCGGCAACTGTTTGAGATCATCCTGCCGAAATTTGGGGTGGAAACCACTTTTGTGGACGGAACCGATATCGCCAATTTTGAAAAGGCGCTCCGGCCCAATACCCGTCTCATTTACCTGGAATCTCCCAACTCCTTTACATTTGAGTTACAGGATATAAAGGCCGTAGCCCAATTGGCCCGCAGCCGGAATATCACCACCATGATAGATAATAGTTACTGTACACCCTTGTACCAGCAACCACATCTGATGGGGATAGACCTCTGCCTGCAATCTGCTACCAAGTTCATCAGTGGCCATAGTGATACCATGGCGGGGGTACTTACCGGTTCCCAGGAAAAGATCCGGCGGATCTTTGTATCTGAATACCTGAATATCGGCAGCGGTATTGCCCCTTTTAATGCCTGGCTTTTACTGAGAGGATTGCGTACCCTGGAGATCAGGCTGCAACGCAGTGCGGATAGTACCCGGCAGGTATTGGCATGGCTGAAGGAACATCCCCTGATCCATAAGGTGTTCTTTCCTTTGGACCCGGATTTTCCACAATTTGAACTGGCTAACAGCCAGATGAAAGGGGCAGCGGGATTGCTGACCATTCAATTGAAAGTGGAACGCCGGGAGCAGGTGGAACTGTTCTGTAATTCCCTGAAACATTTTCTCATGGCTGTTTCCTGGGGAGGGCATGAGTCTCTGGCATTTCCGGCCTGTGCTTCGCTGGAGGCGGATAGTTTTGATCCCGGGGAGCCTAAACATAAGATGGTGCGGTTGTATATAGGACTGGAAGACCCCGCTTACCTGATCAAAGACCTGGAGCAGGCTTTAAGTAAGATCTAA
- a CDS encoding tetratricopeptide repeat protein, which yields MKAFNIFIKYRLPLGILLLIGGIALGLAFGWWEAAIVLVIAVVCIVTHFLFGPMRLVQEAVEAGDVDGAMRILNSIQFPKLLYKPIRSGYYLMQSNLAMQNEDLDKAESAVRASIKSGSPTREHEGMQYFQLGIIASQKNDTKTASENLRKALKLGLPDKENTAAALLQLCSISMSRRDFKAAKEYFRRAKEQKPTTEQIKSQIKEMDKYISRMPG from the coding sequence ATGAAAGCATTTAATATTTTTATCAAATATCGTTTACCCCTGGGCATCCTGCTTTTAATAGGGGGTATTGCGCTGGGCCTTGCTTTTGGCTGGTGGGAAGCTGCTATTGTATTGGTAATAGCCGTTGTATGTATCGTTACGCATTTCCTGTTCGGGCCTATGCGCCTGGTGCAGGAAGCTGTGGAAGCAGGAGATGTGGATGGGGCCATGCGCATCCTGAACAGCATCCAGTTCCCGAAACTGCTGTACAAACCCATCCGTTCCGGGTATTACCTGATGCAAAGTAACCTGGCTATGCAAAATGAAGACCTGGACAAAGCGGAATCCGCCGTAAGGGCCAGTATCAAGTCCGGCAGTCCTACCAGGGAACATGAAGGCATGCAGTATTTCCAACTGGGCATCATCGCTTCTCAGAAGAACGATACTAAAACAGCCAGCGAAAACCTGCGTAAAGCCCTTAAGCTGGGCCTGCCAGACAAAGAAAATACCGCCGCCGCTTTATTGCAGCTCTGCTCTATTTCCATGAGCCGCCGGGATTTTAAAGCAGCCAAGGAGTATTTCCGCCGTGCAAAAGAGCAGAAACCTACTACCGAGCAGATCAAAAGTCAGATTAAAGAAATGGATAAATATATCAGCCGGATGCCTGGTTGA
- a CDS encoding lipocalin family protein: MTKQLIRFFTVFGAASLLLSACATQQGTPTAASMGKDAKGKWTLNNVSYDGLPSTAKVTTVFSNIPPKCLEGSDWNLPSNKYGSYSTTSSADGCTPVSQNIVWSTLNQGGVVMIQFKELLEGVKAKNISDGYRVELTSVNNTSMVWRAPVTYEGKTAYIVYSFTRK; encoded by the coding sequence ATGACAAAGCAATTGATCCGCTTCTTTACAGTATTTGGAGCAGCCTCCCTGCTGCTGAGTGCCTGTGCAACACAACAGGGTACCCCAACTGCCGCCAGTATGGGCAAAGATGCAAAAGGGAAATGGACGCTGAACAATGTAAGTTATGACGGTTTGCCCTCCACAGCGAAGGTGACCACTGTTTTTTCCAATATTCCACCCAAATGCCTGGAAGGCAGTGACTGGAACCTGCCATCCAATAAATACGGCAGTTACTCCACCACTTCTTCTGCGGATGGCTGTACCCCTGTTTCCCAGAACATTGTATGGTCTACCCTCAACCAGGGCGGCGTGGTGATGATCCAGTTCAAGGAATTGCTGGAAGGGGTAAAAGCCAAGAACATCTCAGACGGGTACCGCGTGGAATTAACTTCTGTTAATAATACCTCCATGGTATGGCGCGCACCGGTTACATACGAAGGCAAAACCGCTTATATCGTATATTCTTTTACAAGGAAATAA
- a CDS encoding response regulator, which translates to MIRIVLYEDNTKLRENLTLLIDGANDFIVCGAFKNCDHILQQTQELLPDVILMDIDMPGTNGIQGLRIIRSQYPDLPILMLTVFDDNQHVFDAIKAGADGYLLKKTSPDKLLEYIHEVYEGGAPMTSSIARQVLHLFARQPSDKNDTYHLSEREKEVLQLLVNGYSYKMIAGEIFISIDTVRSHIKKIYEKLHVNSKSEAVAKAFRDKLV; encoded by the coding sequence ATGATTCGAATTGTGTTATATGAGGATAACACCAAACTGCGAGAGAACTTAACATTACTGATCGACGGAGCAAACGATTTTATAGTATGCGGCGCATTCAAGAACTGCGACCATATTCTGCAACAAACACAAGAGCTGCTTCCAGACGTAATATTAATGGATATCGATATGCCGGGCACCAATGGCATCCAGGGCCTGCGGATCATTCGTTCCCAATACCCGGACCTTCCCATTCTCATGCTCACGGTGTTTGATGATAACCAGCATGTTTTTGATGCTATCAAAGCCGGTGCAGACGGATACCTCCTGAAAAAAACCTCTCCCGATAAATTACTGGAATACATACACGAAGTATATGAAGGCGGTGCCCCCATGACCTCTTCTATAGCCCGGCAGGTATTACACCTCTTTGCCCGCCAGCCTTCTGATAAGAATGACACCTATCATCTTTCAGAGCGCGAAAAAGAAGTGCTGCAATTACTGGTGAATGGTTATAGTTATAAAATGATCGCGGGAGAGATCTTTATTTCTATTGATACCGTACGCTCACACATTAAAAAGATCTACGAGAAATTACATGTTAACTCAAAGTCCGAAGCGGTAGCTAAAGCGTTTAGAGACAAACTGGTGTAA
- a CDS encoding sensor histidine kinase, with protein sequence MIRKERQLLLTVLFLLFQLAAKPQSQSYLFSRLNVEDGLRSNYVTAIFQDTKGFMWIGTEGGLQRYDGKQFEYFPFDGIPDIYHEKVQRILEGKDNTLWIAYNSCIVTYNYVTGKARKILVLHQHIEKNFQATQFFIDSRGNTWLCTTDHGTFLYEEKTLAFVPFSKFFAPTGFNIVNVAEDPATHNYWLGTNIGVCMLDYAQKICYTPQNNPRNIPLLNIPALQVNVARLFGSSKRGLFINTWPRNAERPRFYHYDLQTGTLAEQHKDQGHMSQLAEDSRGNIWSAGDRLLRFSPDGRQLEIFERNQFARNGLDYSEMFTLAEDNMQNLWIGTSNGLFIFNYAKQQFHTVIYWPDSYKHSPPLLEATDIWQHPNGDVWVSSWGYGVLVFDSSITQLKKRLFHPSNTTINMAFCILPLPDGKVLIGAQHANLWIVDPQTWKVEYRVMKELDNRSIRCMTLDKQGKVWLGTQRGIVAKWDYQHNNIRTFTDSFYTQGRYLWNHIQDIYADEDNFIWVGTMYNGLLKMDTAGHVVQRYAADERTHLLPASDIRNIFPISDHKLLIAAGGIVLLDTKKDKVLSAITQEDGLPVGAITNVQPLNDQNILFTTNFSAGKAHLTKRKVVHYGRKYGIADETFESPASYKLRDGRIVLGSTKNIIFFQPDSLQDPVPPPDVRIHYFKTDGDLVTPYQPMMENADPEIRLRYQDCNFTIGYISLAYLEQDNLSYSYRLEGIDNGWIKAGNRRYVTYTNLAPGTYTFQVYCENGEGMQSQHITSIRIVLASPIWQKGWFYGLIILLIGGIIYLIHRIRVNRIMSTEKVRRRIARDLHDDMGSTLTSINIMSAMARRNAALEDLSKTQEFLVKIGDSTTRMMESMDDIVWSINPMNDNLQRVIARMREFTTGVLEGRQITFTFSIDDKIFNRRLQLESRHDFFMIYKEAITNIAKYAQCTFADIRIQLRKGKLVLRVQDNGVGFDVNDANEGDGLMNMQRRAQRMKGHLNIQSQPGKGTVITLMFPTT encoded by the coding sequence ATGATCCGCAAGGAAAGGCAGCTGCTACTCACTGTATTGTTCCTGCTTTTTCAACTGGCTGCAAAGCCCCAATCCCAATCTTATCTCTTCTCCCGCCTCAATGTGGAAGACGGCTTGCGCAGCAATTATGTGACGGCCATTTTCCAGGACACCAAAGGTTTTATGTGGATAGGTACGGAAGGAGGGCTTCAGCGCTATGATGGCAAACAATTTGAATACTTCCCCTTTGATGGCATACCGGATATCTATCACGAAAAGGTGCAGCGCATCCTGGAAGGAAAGGATAATACCCTCTGGATCGCTTATAACTCCTGCATAGTCACCTATAATTATGTAACAGGCAAGGCACGCAAAATACTGGTGCTGCACCAGCATATTGAAAAGAACTTCCAGGCCACCCAGTTCTTTATAGACAGCCGCGGTAATACCTGGCTCTGCACAACGGACCACGGTACTTTTTTGTATGAAGAAAAAACACTGGCCTTTGTACCCTTCTCTAAATTCTTTGCCCCCACGGGTTTCAATATCGTTAACGTAGCAGAAGATCCCGCTACGCATAACTATTGGCTGGGTACCAATATCGGCGTCTGTATGCTGGACTATGCACAGAAGATCTGTTATACCCCACAGAACAATCCCCGTAACATTCCGCTCCTGAATATCCCAGCCCTCCAGGTAAATGTTGCCCGCTTATTCGGCAGTTCAAAACGTGGCCTGTTCATTAATACCTGGCCCCGGAATGCAGAAAGGCCCCGCTTCTATCATTATGATCTGCAAACCGGTACGTTAGCGGAACAGCATAAAGACCAGGGTCACATGTCCCAGCTGGCAGAAGATAGCCGGGGAAATATCTGGTCGGCAGGAGACCGCTTATTACGATTCAGCCCGGATGGCCGGCAACTGGAAATATTCGAACGCAACCAGTTCGCCCGCAACGGCCTGGACTATTCAGAAATGTTCACCCTCGCAGAAGACAATATGCAGAACCTCTGGATAGGCACCAGCAATGGCCTGTTCATCTTCAATTATGCCAAACAGCAATTCCACACGGTGATCTACTGGCCGGATAGTTATAAACACTCGCCCCCTTTGCTGGAAGCCACAGATATCTGGCAACATCCTAACGGAGATGTATGGGTCAGCAGCTGGGGATATGGCGTGCTGGTATTCGACAGCTCCATCACCCAATTAAAAAAGCGCCTGTTCCATCCCTCCAATACTACCATCAACATGGCCTTTTGCATATTGCCGCTGCCGGATGGAAAAGTACTGATCGGCGCACAACATGCTAATCTATGGATCGTAGATCCCCAAACATGGAAAGTGGAATACCGTGTAATGAAGGAACTGGATAACCGCTCCATCCGTTGCATGACGCTGGACAAACAGGGAAAGGTATGGCTGGGAACACAAAGAGGTATTGTAGCAAAATGGGATTATCAACATAACAACATCCGCACTTTCACAGATAGCTTTTATACGCAGGGCCGTTATCTCTGGAACCATATCCAGGATATTTATGCAGACGAGGACAATTTCATCTGGGTAGGTACCATGTACAATGGCCTGTTGAAAATGGATACCGCGGGCCATGTAGTGCAACGTTATGCGGCAGATGAACGCACACATCTCTTACCCGCCAGCGATATCCGCAATATCTTCCCCATCAGCGATCACAAGCTCCTGATCGCCGCAGGCGGCATTGTTTTGCTGGATACTAAAAAAGATAAAGTACTCTCCGCTATTACACAGGAAGATGGATTACCCGTTGGCGCCATTACAAATGTGCAACCTCTCAATGATCAGAACATCCTGTTCACCACTAATTTCAGCGCAGGCAAGGCCCATCTCACCAAACGAAAAGTAGTACACTACGGCAGGAAATACGGCATTGCAGATGAGACCTTTGAATCTCCCGCCAGTTACAAACTGCGGGATGGCCGCATTGTTTTAGGCAGCACCAAAAACATTATCTTCTTTCAACCGGATAGCCTGCAAGACCCTGTTCCTCCTCCTGATGTGCGCATCCATTATTTTAAAACAGATGGGGACCTGGTAACGCCCTATCAGCCGATGATGGAGAACGCAGATCCCGAAATAAGACTGCGGTACCAGGACTGTAACTTCACCATTGGTTATATTTCCCTCGCGTACCTCGAACAGGATAACCTCAGTTATTCTTACCGTTTAGAAGGGATAGACAATGGCTGGATCAAAGCAGGTAACCGCAGGTATGTAACCTATACCAATCTTGCTCCCGGCACTTATACCTTCCAGGTATATTGTGAGAACGGGGAAGGTATGCAAAGCCAGCACATCACTTCCATCCGTATTGTACTGGCTTCTCCCATCTGGCAGAAAGGGTGGTTTTACGGCCTGATCATTTTACTCATCGGGGGTATCATTTATCTCATTCACCGCATCCGGGTAAACCGTATCATGTCCACCGAAAAAGTACGGCGCCGTATTGCAAGGGACCTGCATGATGATATGGGTTCCACGCTCACCTCCATCAATATCATGAGCGCCATGGCCAGGAGGAATGCGGCCCTGGAAGACCTCAGCAAAACACAGGAATTCCTGGTGAAGATCGGCGACAGCACCACCCGTATGATGGAAAGCATGGACGATATTGTTTGGAGCATCAACCCCATGAACGATAACCTGCAAAGAGTGATTGCCAGGATGCGCGAATTCACAACAGGTGTACTGGAAGGCCGGCAGATCACATTCACGTTCTCCATCGATGATAAGATCTTCAACCGCAGGTTACAACTGGAAAGCCGCCACGACTTCTTCATGATCTATAAAGAAGCCATCACCAATATTGCCAAATATGCCCAATGTACCTTTGCAGACATCCGCATTCAGTTACGCAAAGGCAAACTGGTACTACGTGTGCAGGATAACGGCGTAGGCTTTGATGTGAATGATGCAAATGAAGGAGATGGATTGATGAATATGCAGCGCAGAGCGCAACGTATGAAAGGCCATCTTAATATCCAGTCACAACCCGGAAAAGGCACCGTGATCACGCTTATGTTCCCAACCACATAA
- a CDS encoding RNA polymerase sigma factor: MPDAYEQGEDLTGPWQLVLQGDARAYAGIHGRLHPVLYRYALAMLGNEDVAQDAVQEVFIRIWYKKETIGLLQNVRAFFFTALRRQALNQLRGLRSLQILPPSEPDIAFSPEDILIEQEHEAERQSKISQYLNQLPPRQKEVIYLRFYEELPYTEIAEIMKVNYQSVINLAHKALTQLRGMMGHIPLWWLFLYFF; the protein is encoded by the coding sequence ATGCCGGATGCCTATGAACAGGGTGAAGATCTGACCGGTCCCTGGCAACTTGTACTCCAGGGAGATGCAAGAGCATATGCGGGCATCCATGGTCGGTTACATCCGGTATTATACCGGTATGCACTCGCCATGCTTGGTAATGAAGATGTTGCACAGGATGCGGTGCAGGAAGTGTTCATTCGTATATGGTATAAAAAAGAAACCATTGGCCTGCTACAGAACGTGCGGGCTTTTTTCTTCACCGCCCTCCGGCGCCAGGCACTCAATCAGTTACGTGGTTTGCGTTCCCTTCAGATCTTACCCCCCAGCGAGCCCGACATTGCATTTTCGCCGGAAGACATCCTGATAGAACAGGAGCATGAAGCAGAACGGCAGTCGAAGATCAGCCAGTACCTCAATCAGTTACCCCCGCGGCAGAAAGAAGTGATCTACTTACGCTTTTATGAAGAGCTTCCTTATACAGAGATCGCGGAGATCATGAAAGTGAATTACCAGTCCGTGATCAATTTAGCCCATAAGGCCCTTACCCAACTCAGGGGAATGATGGGGCATATCCCTTTGTGGTGGCTGTTCTTGTATTTTTTTTGA
- a CDS encoding FecR family protein: MEDPSVPQDPGSSPIRFRRKAVPEEKTKESWQQIETAISRKRSGMVRRIVIRALAAAVLLPLMGYAAYNIYCTIVSNSTRSYHTAYGEIKQVVLPDSSIVYLNANSTLRIPMEWDPAESRSVWLDGEAYFEITKKPGAGNAQFIVHTAEIDVAVLGTKFNVNMLGARTTVSLKEGKVQLTASDKVFMMKPGDEVQVEKHQSKLREAVNTELIADWRNHRYHFENTSIAEISSIILTKFGYEVVILNDEINHKKISGDLYAEDITQLSRALSITMNIQIDTKDNQLVFKNKE; the protein is encoded by the coding sequence ATGGAAGATCCATCCGTACCGCAAGATCCAGGCAGTTCTCCTATTCGCTTCCGGCGTAAAGCAGTACCGGAAGAAAAAACAAAAGAAAGCTGGCAGCAGATTGAAACGGCTATTTCCCGGAAAAGGTCCGGGATGGTGAGGCGTATTGTTATAAGGGCCCTGGCGGCGGCAGTATTGTTGCCATTAATGGGGTATGCAGCCTATAATATCTATTGTACGATCGTATCCAATAGCACCAGGAGTTATCATACTGCCTACGGGGAGATCAAACAAGTGGTACTTCCGGATAGCTCGATCGTCTACCTTAATGCGAACTCCACACTGCGTATACCCATGGAGTGGGACCCTGCGGAAAGCCGTAGTGTATGGCTGGATGGAGAGGCTTATTTTGAGATCACCAAAAAGCCCGGTGCGGGGAATGCACAGTTCATTGTACATACAGCGGAAATTGACGTAGCGGTATTGGGTACAAAGTTCAATGTGAATATGTTAGGAGCGCGTACCACCGTTTCCCTGAAAGAAGGAAAGGTACAGCTGACAGCCAGCGATAAGGTGTTTATGATGAAACCGGGAGATGAAGTGCAGGTAGAAAAACATCAATCGAAGCTCCGGGAAGCAGTGAATACAGAGTTGATAGCAGACTGGCGTAATCACCGTTATCATTTTGAAAATACTTCTATTGCAGAGATATCATCCATCATCTTAACAAAATTTGGCTATGAAGTGGTGATCTTAAACGACGAGATCAACCACAAAAAGATCAGCGGGGATCTTTATGCAGAAGATATCACGCAACTTTCGCGGGCACTGTCCATCACTATGAACATCCAAATTGATACAAAGGACAACCAGCTGGTATTTAAGAATAAAGAGTAA